The window CGGCCCAATGAGCGTGATCCAAGCGAAGTGCGTGTCAATGATACAGGGCGGTTTGATGTGTTTATTGATCGTCTCAAATTTGAAACGGATCTTCCCCCACCATGGAAGGAGATCCAAATTTTGGTTGAGATGAAAGTCGGCGCAGCGATTGATCAAGGGCAATGTGCTCGCTATATGGCCCATATTGATCGTCTTATGCAGCAGGGTATTTTCACGATTCCTGTCTATCTTGCGCCAAGTCATGCATTTGTCAAAGATACGGCATCGTTGTTGGGTGATGATCGCTGGATTTCGATTGATTTTCAACACCTCTATGATGAAGTGATTGAACCGTGTTTGCATGCGCCAACCGTGTCGCCCTTTGGATTAACTATGCTAAATGAGTATGTCAAAACTCTGCGTTATCGTTTGAAAGGTGGTTCGCCCTTGATTATTACCCAACGCGATCAGGAGCTTGTTCGTCAATTATTTGCCCAGCATGAACCAGCGATTACCATGCTCTATCAAATTTTATCGGAACAATTTACCACTGATTCGGCTGATTTGTCAGAGAAGAAATCGTCAATCCAGGCTCTTACCGCTGGCACGCAACCCGTCAAAATTGCTATTCGGATTGAAGCAACCACCTTTCAGGCGAAATCCATGCGCGATTTATATGGGCAGGTTTTACACTACCTTGATCAGCATGGCTTGCTTGCGCCGTTACCGCTGCCGATTGCATCCGGATCGAAGCGCTATTTACTTGCCACCCAACCAGTTCATCCGGCAGGCAATGCCTTTATCTTGCCAGCTCAGTATGGTACCTATTATATGGAGGCGAATAAAAGCCGCGACGGTGGACTGAATGATCTTGGGAAGCTCTTGAGTCTTTGTGGATTACATTTTGAGGTGCTCTAAACGCAATCACTGCTCCCTTGGTGCGATCTGCTTGTCTGGCGACGGGGGATATAGCAGGGAATTTAAGCGTGTTGGCAGAGTATTGTGTATTTTTGGGTCGCGTCATGCCAATTATGATCGGAAGAACCGTAAAAAACGTTAAAAGCGTGCGCGTGGTATTGTTGAGGAGTGATCATGGCCGAATCGATCCTGACTCCACCCGATCCGTTTACGATTCGCGATGAACTAGAAACCCTGATCGTGCGTGATTTGCTTGGCCCTGCCGGAGGCGAGCAGGAAGAAGTCCATGAAGTCAGTGTGCGCGATCGCTATTTAGTCGGGATGTTGGCTCCGCGTAAACAGCAAATTATCCCAGAATTACATGATGATTTCGAGCGGAGCGCCCTGACCAGCGACGAGCCACCACTGGATGTTGGCACGACCCAAGCCCCATCGATGTTTCCTTCCTCAATGGGACTCACCTGCTCCGTCATCCCACAGGCCACAACCTTGATGGTGACGATGACATGGGGCAAATATCAGCGCATCAGCCGGGAAGAAGCCGATGGCAGTAGTACGCGGATCTGGAAACGCGAGGCTCGCGGTGGTCATTGGCAGCTTGTCCTGAAACCCGGTACGACCACGTGGACTCCTGACCCTGACGAACCTGCGGTGCACGGGCGAGCAGTCATCCGTCAGCGGGCGGATGGTTGGAGTGTGAGCCTCTTTCTGCATAATATGCAGGATGAACCACCGCGCATGCGCGATAGCGCGTGGATCTTTCAACCCCACATTCGGCTCACTGATCCTGATGGGGAAGCAATTTTTCGCCAACGCATGCGGACGACCCTGCCAACGGATCGTGAAGCGCAGGCAGTCGCGATGCGCTATCGCACCGTGGTTGAGTTTGCCGTTGGGCATGGCGTGAGCGTTCAAGCGACCCGCGATGCGACCCATCCCCATTGGGCGACCATGCTCGAAACAACGATCGTGCCGGTGGCCGATGTCCCGGTGAGTACCGAGCCGAATCATACTGAAGCTCCGGAGTTGGTATCGTTGGTCGTCGATATGGATCGGCTGAGCCGCACACCGATGGGTCAGTTTACCGCCGCGCTTCAACCCCTGTGTGTCGCCTACGCACGCTGGATTACCGACCAAACGGCGCGTTTGAACACTGACCAGACGTTTGCCGCGTGGGGCGATGTGGCCGACGATACCCGTACCCACTGGGAGCATGCCTTAACCCGTATGCAGGCGGGGATTGCCTTGCTCGATCGTGATCCGCAGGCGGCTGAAGCCTTTCGCTTTGCGAATCAGGCCATGGCCCGCCAACGTATGCAAAGCCTGTATGCGGAAGCACGGCGGCGCGGCCAACCAGTCACGCGCGAGACCTTTGATCAGCCGCAGTATCGCTCGTGGCGGGCGTTTCAATTGGGCTTTTTCTTGCTGAATCTGCCAGGATTAACGCTCCTGCCCCATCCTGATCGTGCCACAACCCCGGAGGCCTTGGCTGATTTATTGTGGTATCCAACAGGCGGTGGGAAGACGGAAGCCTACCTTGGTTTGACGGCCTATACCCTAGCGATTCGGCGGTTGCAGGGAGTGGTTGCTGGCCGTTCGGGCATGGATGGGGTTGCGGTCATTATGCGCTATACCTTGCGCTTGCTCACCTTGCAGCAATTCCAACGCGCCAGTGCCTTGATTTGTGCCTGTGAAACGTTGCGGCGTGAAGCGGCGGCCACTGGTGATCATCGCTGGGGGACGACCCCCTTTCGGATTGGGCTGTGGGTGGGCCAACGGACAACCCCGAATACAACGACCCAAAGCAAAGAGGTCTTGAAAACCCAGCATCGTGGGGGCTATGGGAGTTTTGGGTCAACCGGATCGCCCGCTCAACTCACGAATTGTCCATGGTGTGGGAGCAGTATTGAACCAGGTCGTGATATCAGCGTCAATGAGGCTCGTGGTCGAACCCTGATGTATTGTGGTGATCCACGGGGCGAATGTCCTTTTAGTCGCCGTAATGCACAGTACGAAGGCTTGCCCGTGGTCGTTGTCGACGAAGAAATTTATCGACTATTGCCAGCCCTGCTGATTGCTACGGTGGATAAATTTGCCCAATTACCGTGGAATGGGTGCACCCAAATGCTCTTTGGCCATGTGGATCGGTACTGTGAACGCCATGGGTTTGGGTCGCCAGAACTGGGTGATGAAAGTGCCCATCGTGCGCTGCCCAATGAAGGCTTACCAGCAGTAACGGTGCGTGCTCATGCGCCGTTGCGGCCACCGGATCTCATTATTCAAGATGAGTTACACTTGTTAAGTGGGCCACTGGGAACCTTGGTCGGCTTATATGAGACGGCCATTGATCGGCTGTGTACGTGGACAGTGCACCAGCACACGATCCGCCCCAAAGTGATCGCCTCAACGGCGACCGTTCGCCGCGCCGATCATCAGGTCCATGCGGTCTTTGTTCGCAAATTGGCGATTTTCCCGCCACCAGGCTTCGATGCCAACGATAGCTTTTTTGCGATGGAACGGCCAATTACACCGAGTACGCCCGGTCGTCGCTATCTTGGTATTTGCGCGATTGGCAAACGCCAGAAAGCCGTGTTGATTCGCGTGTATGTTGCGCTGCTGGCCGCCGCACAAACCTTATACGAGCGCTATGGCGAGGCGGTTGACCCATGGATGACGCTGGTTGGCTATTTCAATGCCATGCGTGATTTGGGCGGGGCACGGCGCTTAGTTGATGACGATATTCGCACGCGGTTAGCAAAAATGAGCCAACGGGGCTTGGCCAATCGGCGTGCGCCGAACGTTGAAGAATTAACCTCACGCAAAAGCGCCGAAGATATTCCGCAGTTGCTCGATGCCTTGGAAATTCCCTTTCGGACGGAGCCATCAGCCAAACGCCCACTCGATGTGGTGCTTGCCACGAATATGCTGTCGGTTGGGGTTGATGTCAAACGGCTGGGGGCGATGGTGGTCAATGGGCAACCTAAAACCACCGCTGAATATATTCAAGCGACCAGTCGGGTTGGGCGCAGTACCCCCGGCTTGGTGCTAAGCATCTTGAACTGGTCACGACCGCGCGACTTATCGCACTATGAACAGTTTGTGCAATATCACGCCACCTTCTATCAGCATGTTGAGGCTATCTCCGTGACCCCCTTTGCCGCACGTGCGTTGGATCGTGGCTTAGCTGCGGTGCTGGTGAGTCTCATTCGGCTGTATGGTCATGCCTATACCGAAAATTTACAAGCTGGGCATATTGATCGTGACCATCCGGTGGTGACGGCCATGGTGCAGGTGTTAACGGAGCGTGCGGGGTTGGTTACAGGGCAGGCGGTGATTGGGCATCATGTGCATGCCGAGATTGCGCATCTGCTTGATGTGTGGTTGAACAAAATTCATTATCGCCATGCCGGGGTGCGGCTGGGCTATCGGAGCAAAAACGATGGTCAGACCGAAGGGCTCCTTCAGGTTCCCAATGCCGATACCTGGACGGACTTTACCTGTCTCAATTCGTTGCGTGATGTCGAGCCAACGACGAATTTATTGTTGCATGATCACGGGTTTGAGCAGGATAGTCTCCGTCCGTGGTCGGCGGCGCTTGTGCAGGGGGAGGACGAATGATGACCAATCCGAACCTGAGTGTTGGAGATATTCGGCCAAGTCAGGTCGTGCAGAGCTTTGGTATTGGCTCGTTAATTGATTTGCCACACCTCTCGGTCATGGTCTTAGGCCTCGATGATTGGAGTGTGGATGGCCGAAATGAGGTGAGCGAGGATCGCTTGCTGGCTGCTGTGCAAGCGGAACTTGGCAGTCAGGTGGCGCGACTGATGCATCCGCCTGTGGAAGCTGCAACGAGTTCGGGCATGGTCTATAGCGGATCGCCGTTGGTGGGCGTTCCGGTCGCAACCTTTCCGCGCTGGATGGTCTGCCCGCTGTGTCGCCAGCTGCTCGCCATTGAGAGTGCGTTAGTCCAGCTCAAGACTGATCCGGTTCGTCCTGATCGGGCACGCTATGTGCATACGAATTGTGGCAAAGCCAAAGCGCCACCGACCATGGTTCCATCCCGTTTTTTGGTAGGCTGCGAACATGGCCATCTCGATGATTTTCCGTGGAGTTATTTTGTGCATGGGCAGCAGGTTTCCTGTCCTGGAGTGTTGCGGATCATCGAAGCGGGCGTGACGGGTGAGGCAGCAGAAATTTACATTGAATGTGATGGCTGTCAGCATGGTGTTGGTGGAAAATCGCGTCGTCCGCTCTCTGATGCGTTTGGCGAGAAAGGACGGAGTAGTTTGCCCGCTTGTCGTGGGCGACACCCCCATGTGCGCATGTTCAGTGATGAACCCTGTGTGAAACCGCTCAAAACATTGGCCTTAGGGGCTTCGAATACATGGTTTGGGGTGATGGCCTCGGCCTTGTCGTTGCCACAAGCCGTTGATCCGGTGGCGCAAATTGTCGAGGAGCATTGGCTGCACTTCAATCGCGCTACCTCACAGGCTGATCTCGAGGCGATGCGCCGCTTTCAGGTCATTCCGCCCTATCCGACTATTTCCGATCCTGCGTTGTGGGCGGCGATTGAGGCGCGTCGTCAAGGACACGCGATTGACAATCCCAAAACGTTAAAAACACCAGAATGGCATACCCTCCGCCAACCATTGGATGCTCCGAGTTCACGCCACTTCCGTGCGGTGCCAACCAGTGTCCCCGACGGGATGGCTATGCTGCGCCAAGTGGTATTAGTTGAACGCCTCCGAGAAGTGCGGGCACTCTTGGGCTTTACCCGGATTCGGGCGTTTGGTGATTTTGAAGAGGCAACGAGTGATGATCAAGCGCTGGTTGGACTGAGCCGAGGCAAACCAACGTGGGTTCCTGCCACGGATGTGTATGGCGAAGGGATATTCTTGGAGTTTGATGAAGCGATGATCCAACGCTGGTGTCAGCGTGCCGCCGTCCAGCAGCGCCAACGTGACTTTCAGGCAGCCCATCGCACGTGGCGGACCCAACGTCGGCTTGATCCCAATCAAGGCTACCCCGATATTCGTTATACCTTGCTGCATAGTTTGGCGCATGCCCTGATTCGCCAATTGGCAGTGGCCTGTGGCTATGCCATGGCGAGTTTGCGTGAACGGATTTATGCCCTAGAACCGACGGCAGATGATGGCCCTATGGCGGGCATCTTAATCTACACCGCTGCCGCCGACAGCGAAGGCACCTTAGGGGGATTAGTGCAACTAGGAGCGCCTGAGTTCCTTGGGTATCATCTGCGTGCCGCGTTAGAAACTTTACATATCTGTGCCTCTGATCCGCTTTGTGCCGATCATGAACCGCAAACGGAACCGGGCTTATTACATGGGGCAGCGTGTCATGCCTGTTTGTTTCTCCCGGAAACCTCATGCGAACGCGGCAATAAGTATCTTGATCGTTCGCTGGTGGTTGCGACGGTTGAACGGGATGATTTAGCATTCTTTACGGGGTAAGCGATGGTGACGAATGCGTTGCAGCGCGAACTGTATCGGTTGCTCCAAACCGTACCGCTCGCGTATATTCCACAGATTACGCAGCTTCTCGCGCCATGGGATCGTGCGCCTGATCCCCGTGGCCAACAGCAGATACTGGCTGCATTACCAGCCAATGATGCGCTGCACCAGGCGGTTGCCCACCTCTTGCTCGGGTGGTGGCAGGATACCACGCGCTGTTCGGGGTCTCGGCTGAGCGATCTGATCACGACTGGTGCGTATATTTATGCCCAAGAGCGGCAGCACGCACAGCTTGATTTAGTTTGGACTGGGCCAACAAGTCGCGAAGCGGTGCGTCAGACGACCCAAGCATTACTTGACGTAATCCATCGTGCGCAATCGACTTTGCTCTTGATGGCCTTTGCCATCTATGATATCGACCCCATCTTGACCGAGTTGGGACGCGCCGTAGAACGAGGCGTGTCCATCACGTGGATTATTGAACGCTATGATCGTTCTCAATCGCAACCGCATGCCTATCGACTTCCCGCATCGCAGGTGCTCCAGCATCCTCGTTGTACGCTCTACGAATGGCCGTTGACGCAACGGCCACCAACA is drawn from Herpetosiphon gulosus and contains these coding sequences:
- the drmC gene encoding DISARM system phospholipase D-like protein DrmC; its protein translation is MVTNALQRELYRLLQTVPLAYIPQITQLLAPWDRAPDPRGQQQILAALPANDALHQAVAHLLLGWWQDTTRCSGSRLSDLITTGAYIYAQERQHAQLDLVWTGPTSREAVRQTTQALLDVIHRAQSTLLLMAFAIYDIDPILTELGRAVERGVSITWIIERYDRSQSQPHAYRLPASQVLQHPRCTLYEWPLTQRPPTAADRYGVMHGKCAVADERIALISSANFTRYALHDNIEVGVLIDHPTLPARLSRHIQELIVLGVFQPIED
- the drmA gene encoding DISARM system helicase DrmA encodes the protein MAESILTPPDPFTIRDELETLIVRDLLGPAGGEQEEVHEVSVRDRYLVGMLAPRKQQIIPELHDDFERSALTSDEPPLDVGTTQAPSMFPSSMGLTCSVIPQATTLMVTMTWGKYQRISREEADGSSTRIWKREARGGHWQLVLKPGTTTWTPDPDEPAVHGRAVIRQRADGWSVSLFLHNMQDEPPRMRDSAWIFQPHIRLTDPDGEAIFRQRMRTTLPTDREAQAVAMRYRTVVEFAVGHGVSVQATRDATHPHWATMLETTIVPVADVPVSTEPNHTEAPELVSLVVDMDRLSRTPMGQFTAALQPLCVAYARWITDQTARLNTDQTFAAWGDVADDTRTHWEHALTRMQAGIALLDRDPQAAEAFRFANQAMARQRMQSLYAEARRRGQPVTRETFDQPQYRSWRAFQLGFFLLNLPGLTLLPHPDRATTPEALADLLWYPTGGGKTEAYLGLTAYTLAIRRLQGVVAGRSGMDGVAVIMRYTLRLLTLQQFQRASALICACETLRREAAATGDHRWGTTPFRIGLWVGQRTTPNTTTQSKEVLKTQHRGGYGSFGSTGSPAQLTNCPWCGSSIEPGRDISVNEARGRTLMYCGDPRGECPFSRRNAQYEGLPVVVVDEEIYRLLPALLIATVDKFAQLPWNGCTQMLFGHVDRYCERHGFGSPELGDESAHRALPNEGLPAVTVRAHAPLRPPDLIIQDELHLLSGPLGTLVGLYETAIDRLCTWTVHQHTIRPKVIASTATVRRADHQVHAVFVRKLAIFPPPGFDANDSFFAMERPITPSTPGRRYLGICAIGKRQKAVLIRVYVALLAAAQTLYERYGEAVDPWMTLVGYFNAMRDLGGARRLVDDDIRTRLAKMSQRGLANRRAPNVEELTSRKSAEDIPQLLDALEIPFRTEPSAKRPLDVVLATNMLSVGVDVKRLGAMVVNGQPKTTAEYIQATSRVGRSTPGLVLSILNWSRPRDLSHYEQFVQYHATFYQHVEAISVTPFAARALDRGLAAVLVSLIRLYGHAYTENLQAGHIDRDHPVVTAMVQVLTERAGLVTGQAVIGHHVHAEIAHLLDVWLNKIHYRHAGVRLGYRSKNDGQTEGLLQVPNADTWTDFTCLNSLRDVEPTTNLLLHDHGFEQDSLRPWSAALVQGEDE
- a CDS encoding DUF1998 domain-containing protein gives rise to the protein MMTNPNLSVGDIRPSQVVQSFGIGSLIDLPHLSVMVLGLDDWSVDGRNEVSEDRLLAAVQAELGSQVARLMHPPVEAATSSGMVYSGSPLVGVPVATFPRWMVCPLCRQLLAIESALVQLKTDPVRPDRARYVHTNCGKAKAPPTMVPSRFLVGCEHGHLDDFPWSYFVHGQQVSCPGVLRIIEAGVTGEAAEIYIECDGCQHGVGGKSRRPLSDAFGEKGRSSLPACRGRHPHVRMFSDEPCVKPLKTLALGASNTWFGVMASALSLPQAVDPVAQIVEEHWLHFNRATSQADLEAMRRFQVIPPYPTISDPALWAAIEARRQGHAIDNPKTLKTPEWHTLRQPLDAPSSRHFRAVPTSVPDGMAMLRQVVLVERLREVRALLGFTRIRAFGDFEEATSDDQALVGLSRGKPTWVPATDVYGEGIFLEFDEAMIQRWCQRAAVQQRQRDFQAAHRTWRTQRRLDPNQGYPDIRYTLLHSLAHALIRQLAVACGYAMASLRERIYALEPTADDGPMAGILIYTAAADSEGTLGGLVQLGAPEFLGYHLRAALETLHICASDPLCADHEPQTEPGLLHGAACHACLFLPETSCERGNKYLDRSLVVATVERDDLAFFTG
- a CDS encoding PD-(D/E)XK nuclease family protein, with the protein product MAKKPADHLTAILSLIHDPRFVQFEAEQTAPTIFNAVGRTHTETWHSALLGWLLDPMASHQLGVYPLQRFLLLLANHQVTNHAAAFDLQWLLTFVDLTEANVRPNERDPSEVRVNDTGRFDVFIDRLKFETDLPPPWKEIQILVEMKVGAAIDQGQCARYMAHIDRLMQQGIFTIPVYLAPSHAFVKDTASLLGDDRWISIDFQHLYDEVIEPCLHAPTVSPFGLTMLNEYVKTLRYRLKGGSPLIITQRDQELVRQLFAQHEPAITMLYQILSEQFTTDSADLSEKKSSIQALTAGTQPVKIAIRIEATTFQAKSMRDLYGQVLHYLDQHGLLAPLPLPIASGSKRYLLATQPVHPAGNAFILPAQYGTYYMEANKSRDGGLNDLGKLLSLCGLHFEVL